A single genomic interval of Amblyraja radiata isolate CabotCenter1 chromosome 3, sAmbRad1.1.pri, whole genome shotgun sequence harbors:
- the lysmd3 gene encoding lysM and putative peptidoglycan-binding domain-containing protein 3 isoform X4, with amino-acid sequence MTGRSQTRFLPATIQPALGGNVYLFASSTPSENELSEDEVEGFELRPRGKEKIRRTVTKDRLDDIVYLIREIQEGDTLNALALQYCCTVADIKRINNLINDQDFFALRSIKIPVKKITLLGEKHSPVTSRLVPRVALESNAQFQEFKAGAESYSSNENADNFLREVDKDIERIVKSNDTTREHLNEVVSALSSQPFYQAADRKIVPKKDPHYGADWGMRWWNAVMIMLVVGIVTPLFYLLYYEVLVKVETSHHSTMESTNLPVTQTAQQEPKHNSEIDPMKRTKIGSEEALEHVNSKVQLSVT; translated from the exons ATGACAGGAAGAAGTCAAACACGTTTTCTGCCAGCAACTATTCAGCCAGCATTGGGAGGCAATGTTTACCTGTTTGCCAGCAGCACGCCTTCAGAAAATGAACTTTCAGAAGATGAAGTAGAAGGTTTTGAGCTGAGACCAAGAGGAAAGGAGAAAATTCGAAGAACTGTAACCAAAGATCGGTTGGATGATATTGTATACCTGATCCGAGAAATCCAAGAGGGCGACACATTGAATGCACTTGCTTTGCAGTACTGCTGTACT GTTGCAGATATCAAGAGGATTAATAACCTCATCAACGACCAGGACTTTTTTGCTCTCAGATCTATTAAGATTCCCGTGAAAAAGATCACTCTACTGGGTGAGAAGCACAGCCCTGTTACATCAAGACTAGTTCCACGTGTAGCCTTGGAATCCAATGCGCAGTTTCAAGAATTTAAAGCTGGTGCAGAATCCTATTCTTCGAATGAAAATGCTGACAACTTTCTCAGAGAAGTTGATAAAGACATTGAAAGGATAGTAAAATCTAATGACACCACTCGGGAGCATTTAAATGAGGTTGTTTCTGCTTTATCTTCACAACCCTTCTATCAAGCAGCAGACCGCAAAATCGTACCAAAAAAAGATCCACACTATGGAGCTGATTGGGGCATGCGCTGGTGGAATGCAGTGATGATAATGCTAGTTGTTGGGATTGTTACACCTTTATTTTATTTACTCTACTATGAAGTTCTGGTAAAGGTTGAAACAAGCCATCATTCCACAATGGAATCTACAAATCTACCTGTTACTCAGACTGCACAGCAAGAACCAAAGCATAACAGCGAAATTGATCCCATGAAAAGGACTAAAATAGGCTCAGAGGAAGCTCTGGAACACGTGAATTCAAAAGTTCAGCTTTCTGTCACCTGA
- the lysmd3 gene encoding lysM and putative peptidoglycan-binding domain-containing protein 3 isoform X5 — MTGRSQTRFLPATIQPALGGNVYLFASSTPSENELSEDEVEGFELRPRGKEKIRRTVTKDRLDDIVYLIREIQEGDTLNALALQYCCTVSDDLSHNIKECCKEAVEGMVADIKRINNLINDQDFFALRSIKIPVKKITLLGEKHSPVTSRLVPRVALESNAQFQEFKAGAESYSSNENADNFLREVDKDIERIVKSNDTTREHLNEVVSALSSQPFYQAADRKIVPKKDPHYGADWGMRWWNAVMIMLVVGIVTPLFYLLYYEVLVKVETSHHSTMESTNLPVTQTAQQEPKHNSEIDPMKRTKIGSEEALEHVNSKVQLSVT, encoded by the exons ATGACAGGAAGAAGTCAAACACGTTTTCTGCCAGCAACTATTCAGCCAGCATTGGGAGGCAATGTTTACCTGTTTGCCAGCAGCACGCCTTCAGAAAATGAACTTTCAGAAGATGAAGTAGAAGGTTTTGAGCTGAGACCAAGAGGAAAGGAGAAAATTCGAAGAACTGTAACCAAAGATCGGTTGGATGATATTGTATACCTGATCCGAGAAATCCAAGAGGGCGACACATTGAATGCACTTGCTTTGCAGTACTGCTGTACTGTAAGTGATGATTTGAGTCATAACATAAAGGAATGTTGCAAAGAAGCAGTGGAAGGAATG GTTGCAGATATCAAGAGGATTAATAACCTCATCAACGACCAGGACTTTTTTGCTCTCAGATCTATTAAGATTCCCGTGAAAAAGATCACTCTACTGGGTGAGAAGCACAGCCCTGTTACATCAAGACTAGTTCCACGTGTAGCCTTGGAATCCAATGCGCAGTTTCAAGAATTTAAAGCTGGTGCAGAATCCTATTCTTCGAATGAAAATGCTGACAACTTTCTCAGAGAAGTTGATAAAGACATTGAAAGGATAGTAAAATCTAATGACACCACTCGGGAGCATTTAAATGAGGTTGTTTCTGCTTTATCTTCACAACCCTTCTATCAAGCAGCAGACCGCAAAATCGTACCAAAAAAAGATCCACACTATGGAGCTGATTGGGGCATGCGCTGGTGGAATGCAGTGATGATAATGCTAGTTGTTGGGATTGTTACACCTTTATTTTATTTACTCTACTATGAAGTTCTGGTAAAGGTTGAAACAAGCCATCATTCCACAATGGAATCTACAAATCTACCTGTTACTCAGACTGCACAGCAAGAACCAAAGCATAACAGCGAAATTGATCCCATGAAAAGGACTAAAATAGGCTCAGAGGAAGCTCTGGAACACGTGAATTCAAAAGTTCAGCTTTCTGTCACCTGA
- the lysmd3 gene encoding lysM and putative peptidoglycan-binding domain-containing protein 3 isoform X1 → MGLAQGKERVILLGCPSPEFCWLTMTGRSQTRFLPATIQPALGGNVYLFASSTPSENELSEDEVEGFELRPRGKEKIRRTVTKDRLDDIVYLIREIQEGDTLNALALQYCCTVSDDLSHNIKECCKEAVEGMVADIKRINNLINDQDFFALRSIKIPVKKITLLGEKHSPVTSRLVPRVALESNAQFQEFKAGAESYSSNENADNFLREVDKDIERIVKSNDTTREHLNEVVSALSSQPFYQAADRKIVPKKDPHYGADWGMRWWNAVMIMLVVGIVTPLFYLLYYEVLVKVETSHHSTMESTNLPVTQTAQQEPKHNSEIDPMKRTKIGSEEALEHVNSKVQLSVT, encoded by the exons ATGGGACTGGCGCAGGGGAAGGAAAGAGTTATTCTGTTGGGATGCCCTTCACCTGAATTTTGCTGG TTAACCATGACAGGAAGAAGTCAAACACGTTTTCTGCCAGCAACTATTCAGCCAGCATTGGGAGGCAATGTTTACCTGTTTGCCAGCAGCACGCCTTCAGAAAATGAACTTTCAGAAGATGAAGTAGAAGGTTTTGAGCTGAGACCAAGAGGAAAGGAGAAAATTCGAAGAACTGTAACCAAAGATCGGTTGGATGATATTGTATACCTGATCCGAGAAATCCAAGAGGGCGACACATTGAATGCACTTGCTTTGCAGTACTGCTGTACTGTAAGTGATGATTTGAGTCATAACATAAAGGAATGTTGCAAAGAAGCAGTGGAAGGAATG GTTGCAGATATCAAGAGGATTAATAACCTCATCAACGACCAGGACTTTTTTGCTCTCAGATCTATTAAGATTCCCGTGAAAAAGATCACTCTACTGGGTGAGAAGCACAGCCCTGTTACATCAAGACTAGTTCCACGTGTAGCCTTGGAATCCAATGCGCAGTTTCAAGAATTTAAAGCTGGTGCAGAATCCTATTCTTCGAATGAAAATGCTGACAACTTTCTCAGAGAAGTTGATAAAGACATTGAAAGGATAGTAAAATCTAATGACACCACTCGGGAGCATTTAAATGAGGTTGTTTCTGCTTTATCTTCACAACCCTTCTATCAAGCAGCAGACCGCAAAATCGTACCAAAAAAAGATCCACACTATGGAGCTGATTGGGGCATGCGCTGGTGGAATGCAGTGATGATAATGCTAGTTGTTGGGATTGTTACACCTTTATTTTATTTACTCTACTATGAAGTTCTGGTAAAGGTTGAAACAAGCCATCATTCCACAATGGAATCTACAAATCTACCTGTTACTCAGACTGCACAGCAAGAACCAAAGCATAACAGCGAAATTGATCCCATGAAAAGGACTAAAATAGGCTCAGAGGAAGCTCTGGAACACGTGAATTCAAAAGTTCAGCTTTCTGTCACCTGA
- the lysmd3 gene encoding lysM and putative peptidoglycan-binding domain-containing protein 3 isoform X2, producing the protein MGLAQGKERVILLGCPSPEFCWLTMTGRSQTRFLPATIQPALGGNVYLFASSTPSENELSEDEVEGFELRPRGKEKIRRTVTKDRLDDIVYLIREIQEGDTLNALALQYCCTVADIKRINNLINDQDFFALRSIKIPVKKITLLGEKHSPVTSRLVPRVALESNAQFQEFKAGAESYSSNENADNFLREVDKDIERIVKSNDTTREHLNEVVSALSSQPFYQAADRKIVPKKDPHYGADWGMRWWNAVMIMLVVGIVTPLFYLLYYEVLVKVETSHHSTMESTNLPVTQTAQQEPKHNSEIDPMKRTKIGSEEALEHVNSKVQLSVT; encoded by the exons ATGGGACTGGCGCAGGGGAAGGAAAGAGTTATTCTGTTGGGATGCCCTTCACCTGAATTTTGCTGG TTAACCATGACAGGAAGAAGTCAAACACGTTTTCTGCCAGCAACTATTCAGCCAGCATTGGGAGGCAATGTTTACCTGTTTGCCAGCAGCACGCCTTCAGAAAATGAACTTTCAGAAGATGAAGTAGAAGGTTTTGAGCTGAGACCAAGAGGAAAGGAGAAAATTCGAAGAACTGTAACCAAAGATCGGTTGGATGATATTGTATACCTGATCCGAGAAATCCAAGAGGGCGACACATTGAATGCACTTGCTTTGCAGTACTGCTGTACT GTTGCAGATATCAAGAGGATTAATAACCTCATCAACGACCAGGACTTTTTTGCTCTCAGATCTATTAAGATTCCCGTGAAAAAGATCACTCTACTGGGTGAGAAGCACAGCCCTGTTACATCAAGACTAGTTCCACGTGTAGCCTTGGAATCCAATGCGCAGTTTCAAGAATTTAAAGCTGGTGCAGAATCCTATTCTTCGAATGAAAATGCTGACAACTTTCTCAGAGAAGTTGATAAAGACATTGAAAGGATAGTAAAATCTAATGACACCACTCGGGAGCATTTAAATGAGGTTGTTTCTGCTTTATCTTCACAACCCTTCTATCAAGCAGCAGACCGCAAAATCGTACCAAAAAAAGATCCACACTATGGAGCTGATTGGGGCATGCGCTGGTGGAATGCAGTGATGATAATGCTAGTTGTTGGGATTGTTACACCTTTATTTTATTTACTCTACTATGAAGTTCTGGTAAAGGTTGAAACAAGCCATCATTCCACAATGGAATCTACAAATCTACCTGTTACTCAGACTGCACAGCAAGAACCAAAGCATAACAGCGAAATTGATCCCATGAAAAGGACTAAAATAGGCTCAGAGGAAGCTCTGGAACACGTGAATTCAAAAGTTCAGCTTTCTGTCACCTGA
- the lysmd3 gene encoding lysM and putative peptidoglycan-binding domain-containing protein 3 isoform X3, whose translation MLTMTGRSQTRFLPATIQPALGGNVYLFASSTPSENELSEDEVEGFELRPRGKEKIRRTVTKDRLDDIVYLIREIQEGDTLNALALQYCCTVSDDLSHNIKECCKEAVEGMVADIKRINNLINDQDFFALRSIKIPVKKITLLGEKHSPVTSRLVPRVALESNAQFQEFKAGAESYSSNENADNFLREVDKDIERIVKSNDTTREHLNEVVSALSSQPFYQAADRKIVPKKDPHYGADWGMRWWNAVMIMLVVGIVTPLFYLLYYEVLVKVETSHHSTMESTNLPVTQTAQQEPKHNSEIDPMKRTKIGSEEALEHVNSKVQLSVT comes from the exons ATG TTAACCATGACAGGAAGAAGTCAAACACGTTTTCTGCCAGCAACTATTCAGCCAGCATTGGGAGGCAATGTTTACCTGTTTGCCAGCAGCACGCCTTCAGAAAATGAACTTTCAGAAGATGAAGTAGAAGGTTTTGAGCTGAGACCAAGAGGAAAGGAGAAAATTCGAAGAACTGTAACCAAAGATCGGTTGGATGATATTGTATACCTGATCCGAGAAATCCAAGAGGGCGACACATTGAATGCACTTGCTTTGCAGTACTGCTGTACTGTAAGTGATGATTTGAGTCATAACATAAAGGAATGTTGCAAAGAAGCAGTGGAAGGAATG GTTGCAGATATCAAGAGGATTAATAACCTCATCAACGACCAGGACTTTTTTGCTCTCAGATCTATTAAGATTCCCGTGAAAAAGATCACTCTACTGGGTGAGAAGCACAGCCCTGTTACATCAAGACTAGTTCCACGTGTAGCCTTGGAATCCAATGCGCAGTTTCAAGAATTTAAAGCTGGTGCAGAATCCTATTCTTCGAATGAAAATGCTGACAACTTTCTCAGAGAAGTTGATAAAGACATTGAAAGGATAGTAAAATCTAATGACACCACTCGGGAGCATTTAAATGAGGTTGTTTCTGCTTTATCTTCACAACCCTTCTATCAAGCAGCAGACCGCAAAATCGTACCAAAAAAAGATCCACACTATGGAGCTGATTGGGGCATGCGCTGGTGGAATGCAGTGATGATAATGCTAGTTGTTGGGATTGTTACACCTTTATTTTATTTACTCTACTATGAAGTTCTGGTAAAGGTTGAAACAAGCCATCATTCCACAATGGAATCTACAAATCTACCTGTTACTCAGACTGCACAGCAAGAACCAAAGCATAACAGCGAAATTGATCCCATGAAAAGGACTAAAATAGGCTCAGAGGAAGCTCTGGAACACGTGAATTCAAAAGTTCAGCTTTCTGTCACCTGA